In the genome of Gloeotrichia echinulata CP02, one region contains:
- a CDS encoding dynamin family protein, whose product MPETNNYQGYEEFKQKNNTLASLIERQIYIVQSLNKPDQETNLKSLKDLVNSSSFKVMILGEFKRGKSTFINALLGEEILPAYSTPCTAIINEVKWSDTKRALLHFNKSDGKPAQETLDVPIDEIEKYVVIQDDADQSQAINESPYEKLELFWPLQLCENGVEIIDSPGLNEHKTRQQVTESYLVKVDAILLVLSCEQLFAKSEQEVVDNKLRPMGHEDIFFICNRINMIRKNEVDKVKQFAISKLSNRTRLGSERIFFINALGALDGKLENDAEALQNSGVPRLEIELQKFLTNERGRVKILRPAQELKNSIREVRKSIPEQRSMLQTDVAELEKRHAAAQEPLKLLEEKRRSIIKKLENSIEDTKEQVSYKTKDFCRELIPKIKTITQEYKLENKVKLLFTDPRPSIEAAIKEISSYLESQVEAEFSNWQRSELEPLLKIRMEGIKKSLDDEATEFIKKVDNLRLELSGVSISKVNVSKEDIGVRNVSAVERLLSAGGALLMGGVGGIGSATIGATFGYQEMLKTLIPQLVIGIVSFLFLGLNPLTLVPTLIGAVIQGKLMEGGLSNKIKEEVSKKFSEELSKSTADIVEKVGKGVSAELSKVKDILNDGLGAEIKNIRQQANNALVEKQKGQAEVDKRLKQLDILAQNVNSIDQELDDLISQVAM is encoded by the coding sequence ATGCCAGAAACAAATAATTATCAAGGCTATGAAGAATTTAAGCAAAAAAACAATACTCTTGCTAGTTTGATTGAACGTCAAATCTATATTGTGCAATCGCTCAATAAACCCGACCAAGAAACAAATCTCAAATCTTTGAAGGATTTGGTAAATTCCAGTAGCTTTAAAGTCATGATACTTGGAGAGTTCAAGCGAGGCAAAAGTACTTTTATTAATGCCTTATTAGGCGAAGAAATTTTGCCAGCATACTCTACACCTTGTACTGCAATTATTAACGAAGTGAAATGGAGTGACACCAAAAGAGCTTTACTGCATTTTAATAAATCTGACGGTAAACCAGCACAGGAAACTCTTGATGTACCGATAGATGAAATTGAAAAATATGTAGTTATCCAAGATGATGCTGACCAAAGTCAAGCAATCAACGAAAGTCCCTACGAAAAGCTAGAACTTTTCTGGCCTCTTCAACTTTGTGAAAATGGTGTTGAAATTATTGACTCTCCTGGTTTGAACGAACACAAAACCCGTCAGCAAGTCACGGAGAGTTATCTAGTTAAAGTAGATGCTATTCTTCTTGTGCTTTCATGCGAACAGCTATTTGCTAAATCTGAACAAGAAGTAGTTGATAACAAGCTAAGACCAATGGGTCATGAGGATATTTTCTTCATTTGTAATCGTATCAATATGATTCGCAAAAATGAAGTCGATAAAGTCAAACAATTTGCTATTTCTAAGTTATCTAACCGAACTCGACTAGGCTCCGAACGTATATTCTTTATCAATGCATTAGGAGCGCTAGATGGGAAACTTGAGAATGATGCTGAGGCACTACAAAATTCAGGTGTACCGCGATTAGAAATTGAACTTCAGAAATTTTTAACAAATGAGAGAGGTCGAGTAAAAATTCTTCGTCCTGCTCAAGAACTAAAAAATTCTATTCGAGAAGTCAGGAAAAGTATTCCCGAACAAAGGAGTATGCTTCAGACAGATGTGGCAGAATTAGAAAAACGCCATGCCGCAGCACAAGAGCCATTAAAACTTCTAGAGGAAAAACGCCGTAGTATCATCAAAAAATTGGAAAACTCGATTGAAGATACTAAAGAGCAAGTAAGTTATAAAACTAAGGATTTTTGTCGGGAGTTAATTCCTAAAATCAAAACTATAACCCAGGAGTATAAACTTGAGAATAAGGTTAAGTTATTGTTTACCGACCCTAGACCAAGTATAGAGGCTGCTATTAAGGAAATTAGTAGCTACTTAGAAAGTCAGGTAGAAGCAGAATTTTCCAATTGGCAACGTTCAGAACTTGAACCATTACTGAAAATTAGAATGGAGGGTATTAAAAAATCTCTTGATGATGAAGCTACTGAATTTATAAAAAAGGTAGATAATCTTCGCTTAGAACTTTCTGGAGTTTCTATTTCAAAGGTAAATGTATCAAAAGAAGATATTGGTGTTAGAAATGTTTCTGCGGTAGAAAGGCTTCTTTCGGCAGGAGGTGCCTTATTAATGGGAGGAGTAGGAGGAATTGGTTCAGCTACTATCGGAGCAACATTTGGCTATCAAGAAATGTTGAAAACTTTAATCCCACAACTTGTAATTGGAATTGTGAGTTTTTTGTTTTTAGGGTTAAATCCTCTGACTTTAGTCCCAACACTTATAGGTGCTGTAATTCAGGGCAAATTAATGGAAGGGGGACTCAGTAACAAAATAAAAGAGGAGGTAAGCAAGAAATTCTCAGAAGAACTGAGTAAATCAACGGCTGATATTGTTGAGAAGGTTGGTAAGGGTGTTTCCGCAGAACTTAGTAAGGTTAAAGATATTCTAAATGATGGATTAGGGGCAGAAATTAAAAATATTCGACAACAGGCTAACAATGCACTAGTTGAGAAACAAAAAGGTCAGGCAGAAGTTGATAAAAGACTAAAGCAGTTAGACATATTAGCTCAAAACGTGAATAGTATTGACCAGGAATTAGATGATTTAATATCTCAGGTTGCTATGTAA
- a CDS encoding dynamin family protein — MNVDRNLLRQLSTETTIQQNGIASLPRGIHRLSDLRDWVTFETVALAPIPVQRLDEWGIISLLTVPKNSKDKTEGYATPWAVVEWSLATMQVVKKLDLRLIKANNPLWQPQVISTQPADTSVNLTPPIRTLRENTLFSVIDNFCSSISKSKEDFLNLAKYYSGLLPKEFYLYYHDLVPESKEWLLPNVPAISLEVVNSKEENISLDKLKLQVPETPIKVPSDLTDRLDNWFKQCTVITSSLSSENQELGKRMSLLLTAIDKRRILPGFRLAFVGEFSRGKSYLINRLLDRNILPEGILPTTATLTSIVAGSEEQMEVRVGGKVDIRPLEEGSWEELLATDQAGSDKEVFAGVRISLNHEWLRSLDTEIIDTPGAGDLSDRRANMVSDLLNQCDAAVLLVSATSPFSMTEAAFLEQEVIGRHVPRIIVAVSKLDMIPPEERAKVMQNICHRITNVASNIPVLSTYPIEESQQEADTLASIISEIESLVAQGERRVWRSHQVCKQLGDWLSQVIEITQGAISTMRMNVEEIKSSLRQAENEIEKADITWDNLRLELDKRRLRRAKEIRQQVITNEKELIENLEFEIQRTQDLKLWWERDLPFRLRRELTILSRKVESFLLKFLTQDVEWLQNEVTTLFNTTVKQQVFRPQQGVEIEFELENRDINDVQKYRLFTRIGSTAAMICGSILGGPIGIAASTGVLIFSEQYLKKELDTQRQVLSDELKRVVDASIDEYCQQVSERLRRLYQIIIEDIESEQAAWKFAKKAALNIDKVNTHNEENWQHILEQTLTLRQEIDSALPI, encoded by the coding sequence ATGAATGTTGATAGAAATTTACTCAGACAATTGTCTACAGAAACTACCATCCAACAAAATGGTATCGCTTCATTACCTAGAGGTATCCATCGCCTCTCTGATTTGAGAGATTGGGTTACTTTTGAGACAGTTGCACTAGCTCCCATCCCAGTACAAAGACTTGATGAATGGGGAATTATTTCTCTGCTGACTGTCCCTAAAAACAGTAAGGATAAAACTGAGGGATATGCAACACCTTGGGCAGTTGTGGAATGGTCTTTAGCAACAATGCAAGTTGTCAAAAAGCTTGATTTGCGACTAATCAAAGCAAATAATCCTCTATGGCAACCCCAAGTAATTAGTACTCAACCTGCTGATACTTCTGTAAATTTGACTCCCCCAATACGTACCCTTCGTGAAAATACTTTATTTTCAGTTATAGATAATTTTTGTAGCAGTATAAGCAAAAGTAAAGAAGATTTTCTTAACTTAGCAAAGTATTATTCTGGGCTTTTACCAAAAGAGTTTTATCTGTACTATCACGATTTAGTTCCTGAAAGTAAAGAATGGTTGCTTCCTAATGTACCAGCTATTTCTCTAGAAGTTGTAAATAGCAAAGAAGAAAATATTTCATTAGACAAATTAAAGCTTCAAGTACCAGAAACACCAATTAAAGTTCCTAGTGATTTAACAGATAGGTTAGACAATTGGTTTAAGCAATGTACTGTTATTACTAGTTCCCTCTCTTCTGAAAACCAGGAGTTAGGAAAGCGTATGTCCTTGTTGCTGACAGCTATTGATAAAAGACGAATACTACCAGGATTTCGTCTTGCATTTGTTGGGGAATTTAGTCGAGGAAAAAGTTATTTGATTAATCGTTTATTAGATAGAAATATTTTACCTGAAGGTATACTACCCACTACAGCCACGCTCACCTCGATTGTGGCTGGTTCAGAAGAACAGATGGAAGTGAGAGTAGGGGGGAAAGTAGATATTCGACCTCTAGAAGAAGGATCGTGGGAGGAACTGTTAGCAACTGATCAAGCTGGTTCTGACAAAGAAGTGTTTGCAGGTGTACGTATTAGTTTGAACCATGAGTGGTTGCGATCGCTAGATACAGAAATTATTGATACTCCTGGTGCAGGTGATTTGAGCGATAGACGAGCCAACATGGTTTCCGACTTATTAAATCAATGTGATGCTGCGGTTTTACTTGTTAGTGCAACCTCTCCGTTTAGCATGACGGAAGCAGCTTTTCTAGAACAAGAAGTAATAGGTCGCCATGTTCCTCGTATTATAGTCGCAGTCTCTAAATTGGATATGATTCCTCCAGAGGAAAGAGCGAAGGTAATGCAAAATATTTGCCATCGAATTACTAATGTTGCCAGCAATATTCCTGTACTTTCGACATATCCCATTGAAGAATCACAGCAAGAAGCAGATACCTTGGCAAGCATTATCTCTGAAATTGAATCTTTAGTAGCTCAAGGTGAACGTCGCGTATGGCGTAGTCACCAAGTATGCAAACAACTTGGTGACTGGTTAAGTCAGGTGATAGAGATAACCCAAGGGGCTATTTCTACTATGCGTATGAATGTAGAGGAAATTAAATCCTCTTTACGCCAAGCTGAGAACGAAATAGAAAAAGCAGACATTACTTGGGACAATCTACGGCTGGAATTAGATAAAAGAAGGTTGCGACGGGCTAAAGAAATACGTCAGCAAGTTATCACAAACGAGAAAGAATTAATTGAAAACTTAGAATTTGAAATTCAAAGAACTCAAGATTTAAAACTGTGGTGGGAACGCGATTTACCTTTTCGCCTCAGGCGTGAATTAACAATTTTAAGTCGCAAAGTTGAAAGCTTTTTATTGAAATTCTTAACCCAAGATGTTGAATGGTTACAAAATGAGGTAACAACTCTTTTTAATACAACTGTCAAGCAGCAAGTTTTTAGACCGCAGCAAGGTGTAGAAATTGAGTTTGAACTCGAAAACCGAGATATAAATGATGTGCAAAAATATCGCTTATTTACCAGAATTGGTAGCACTGCGGCAATGATTTGTGGGTCAATTTTGGGTGGTCCAATTGGAATAGCTGCCAGTACGGGGGTGCTAATTTTTAGCGAACAGTATCTCAAGAAAGAGTTAGATACACAAAGACAAGTTTTGTCAGATGAGCTAAAACGTGTAGTTGACGCTTCTATTGATGAATATTGTCAGCAAGTTTCAGAACGCCTGCGTCGGCTATATCAAATCATTATAGAAGATATAGAAAGTGAGCAGGCAGCTTGGAAATTTGCGAAAAAAGCAGCTCTCAATATTGATAAAGTCAATACCCACAATGAAGAAAATTGGCAACATATTCTTGAACAAACTTTAACTTTGAGGCAAGAAATAGATTCTGCTTTGCCAATTTAA